GCGAAGACCATGCAGTGCACCGCGCCGATCTTGGCGCAGGCCAGCATGGCGATGATCGTCTCGGGCAGCGGCGGCATGTAGAGCACCACGCGGTCGCCCTTGACCACGCCCAGGTTCTTGAGCGCCCCGGCCATCTTGTTCACGGCCCGGTAGAGTTCGAAATAGGTCAGCTTGCGCGTGTCGCCGGGCTCGCCTTCCCAGATCAGGGCCAGGCGGTGCTTGTTGGCGGTCTTGATGTGGCGGTCGAGCGCGTTGTGCACGATGTTGCAGCGCGCGTTGGTGAACCATTTGTAGAACGGGGCCTTGGAGTCGTCGAGCACCTTGTCCCAGCGCCGGAACCATTGCAGCTCCAGGGCGGCGTTCTCCCAGAAGGCGAGCGGATCGTGGGCCGCGAGCTGGTAGGCCGAGGCCAGTTCCTGCGGATTGATGTTGGCCTCCATGACGAGGCCGGGGAGCGGGCGGAAGACGCGATCCTCCTGGAGGAGCGTTTCCAAGGCGCCTAGCTGATCCATGATGCGACTCCTTGATCTGCGAAGCCCCAGGCATCCTCATACGCGAAGCCGGGGCGGCGCGGGCGAACGATTCGGCCGGTGGTCGAAAGGATCGGGCAAGCGGCGGCGGGCCGGGTTATGGGGAACGTCTGCACGGCTACAGCCCCAATATCTGTTTGAGTTCGGCTATGCGCCTGCGGCTCACGGGCAGTTCGATGCGCGTCTTGCCCTTGACCGTGGTGCGCAGCATGAAGTTGGAGCCCGGCAGCGAGGCGATCTCCGTGACCATGTCCAGGTTGACGAGGTATTTGCGGTGCACGCGGAAGAAGCGGTGCGAGCGCAGCCGCGCCTCCAGGTCCTTCAGCCGGTGCGAGGTCAGGAATTTGTTCTGCGAGGTGTGGACGTAGGAGTAGTCCTCGTAGGCCTCGACGAAGATGATCTCGTCGTAGGGCACGAGCAGGAGCTTGCCGTCCAGGGTGATGGGCAGCTTCTCGATCTCCGGGGAGCGGCCCTTGAAGTCCCAGGCCTGGCGCAGGGCCGAGAGGAAGCGGTCCTCCTCGTCCTCGGCCATGGGCACCTTGACCAGCCCGCCCTCGTCCTCGTCGTCCTCGTCGTCCGCGGCCCAGGCGCGCGGCTCGGGCATCGGCGCTTCCTTGAAGGTGGAGCGGAAGGCGCGCAGCCGCTGCATGGTCTTCTCGAAGCGCGAGGTCTCGCCCGGCCAGCGCAGGTAGTCCAGGGCCTCCAGTTCGAAGGCCTTGTAGGCCAGGGATTCGTCCTGGGCCACGAAGACCAGGGCCGGGCGGTGCTTGCGGCTGATGAGCATCTGGGCGAACTCCACGCCCGAGACCCCGCCCGGCAACTCGAAGCCCAGGAAGATCGCGCCGTAGGGGATGGCCTCGATCAACTCCATGGCCTCGAACGCGGTCACGGCCTCGCCCACCACGCGCGCGAAATCCGTCCGGTCGAGCGCTTGGCGCAGCTCGGTGCGGACCTGTGCGTCGGGATGCAGCAAGAGGATGCGGAACTTGTCCATGCCCGTCCGTGGTGCTAGGGAGATGCCAATTGCGCGAGCCTAGCCGGATTTGCGCCCAGCCGCAAGACCGGTCGCGCCAGGGAGCGGACATGCGGCCTGATTTTGCATCCATCGCGGAAACGATCCGCGCCTTCGTCGCGGACCCGGCCGTGAACCGGCAGGGGCCGGACTGCGACGAGCCGTGCTTTCGCGAACCGCTCGTGGCCGTGGCCGCGGGCGACGATCCGCTGTGGGCCTTTTTCAAGCGCGACATCGGCGATTTCGTCTGGACGCCCGAGGAGGCCTTCGCCCTCGCCTTTCCCGACGCCCCGGCCAGCGCCCCGGATCTGTGCGTGATCTCCTGGGTGCTGCCCCAAACCCCCCAGACTCTGGCCGCGCACGCGCGCGAGACCCGCTTTCCGAGCCTGCCCTGGAGCCGGGTGCGCCACTTCGGCGAGACGATCAACGAAAATCTGCGCCGCCACGTGACGGCCTGGCTTTGCAAGCGCGGAGTGCGGGCCTGCGCGCCCGCGCTTCTGCCCGGCTTCGAGCGCACGATATCCGCAAAATACCACTTCGCCTCGCCCTGGTCCGAGCGCCACGCGGCCTATGCGGCCGGGCACGGCACCTTCGGCCTGTCCGACGGGCTCATCACCCGCGCGGGCAAGGCGCACCGCGTGGGCTCGGTGGTGGCCGAACTTTCGCTTCAGGCGACGCCGCGCGCCTACGAAGGCCCCTACGACTGGTGCCTGCACCACGCGACAGGCAAATGCGGCGTCTGCGCCAGGCGCTGCCCGGCCGGGTCGGTTCGGCCCAGCGCACAAGGCCGCCGCGACAAGCAGAAGTGCTTCGACTACATCCGGGGCACGACCCAGGCCCACGTGCGCGACCGCCAACTGGGCATCGAGGTCTCGTCCTGCGGCCTGTGCCAGGCCGGTCTTCCCTGCTCCACGGGCATCCCCAGAGGGAAGCGTTCCCGGGGGAGATGATCTCCCCCGGACCCCCTGCGATTCCCGAAACAGCCTGCGACGGTTCCGGAAAAGCCAAGGCCAGGAGCGCATCGTCGCCGCACCCAAGCGGGCTTTGCCAACGATGGCCTCGAAGCGAATCGCGGGGTCCAGGGGGCATTGGCCCCTGTTCAAGAAATCGATAGGCAGGCCGTTCCAAAGGTGCCGGATGCAAGGCGCAAGAAAGCGCCGGGCCCGACGCGTATAAAGACATATTACCCGGAGCAGAAAATATGCAATATTTTCGTGCTCCGGGTTATAAGTACGGCCCGCCGAAGGCGGGCATGAGCGGCGAAGCCGCGGGAGCGCAAAGTCTCTGCTTTGCGCTCGTAATACGCGAGGGATCGGCGCTTTCGCGGTAACGCGGCAGACGGTGCCTTTGGGGCGGTCTGCTAATGCATCATTTCAAGGAAGGCCTCAATGCGCACCTTGAGCTGCTCGGTGTCCGCCTCGGAGTAGTCGGTCTCGATCTGCAGATAGGGCAGGCCCTTGTCCTGCACGAAGCGGCGCACCTTGCCCGCCTCCACGTTGTAGGTGTGGCAGGCCTGCCAGGTCAGGTCCACCACGGCGTCGGCGGAGAAGTCGCGGATCATCTCGTCGAGCAGGTCGAAGCGGGCCGTGTTGGGCGACATGATGGAGCAGGGCGTGGCCAGGTAGCGCTCGGCCAGGGCCTCCAGGGGCGGCTTGTCCGTGGCCACGGGCAGGGTCTTCTTGTAGCCGGTGCAGTTCTCGAAGGCCACCACGCGCGCCCCGGCGTCCTCGATGAGCTTGACCACCTTGTGCGAGCCCATGCCCACGGGCACACCCGTGAGCAGCACGCGCGGCCCTTCGCTCGCGCCGTTTTGCGGCGCGGCCGAGACCTCGGCCACGATCTCTTCGAGCATGTCGATGATCTCTTCCTTGTCCGCGAAGAAGCCGCTCTTGAAGAGCAGTTCGAGCATGGTCATGCCGCTCAGCGGCGCGGGCTTTTGGCGTGAGAGATCCATCAGCCCCTTGAGCGCGGCGCGTTCGCGGTTGGCCAGGGCGATGGCCTTGGCCAGGTCGTCCTCGCCGATGGAGACGCCGAACTCCTTTTCCAGGCGTTCGACCAGCCGCCGCATCTCCGCCGCCCAGAAAACGCGGGCCTCTGGCAGGTGTGGGCCGTGCGGCAGATAGAGCAGGTGCAGCGGCTTGATCTCGGACATGTACTCGAACATCTTCTTCTTGCCGTCGCAGGTGGTGTCGGCCACGATGATGTCCGAGGCGCTGAAATAGGGGCAGGTGCCCTGCACGGCGAAGCCGTAGCTGCTTTTGATGAGCGGGCAGAGGTTGCGGGGCAGGGTCTCCTCGGCCGTGGCGATGGAATCGTTGCGCGTGCCGCACAGCACCATGGGCGCGGCCCCGGCGGCCAGGGCGATCTCCGCCGGGGAGTAGAGACAGTAGAGTCCGACGATCTTCTTGCCCTTCTCCTTGGCTTCCTTGACGACAAGCGGGTTTTTCTCGGCTGCGGTCTTCAGGCGCTCGACGGATGCAAAGGCCATGGATTCCTCCGGTGGTTTTGGTGTCCTTGGGGTCAGGTTGCGGTCTCGGCGGCGATCAGGGCCGCGCCGAGGGCTCCGGCGAAAGGGGCTTCGGGCGGCGCGTGCAGTTCGACACCCAGGCCTTGCGCGATGAGC
The Alkalidesulfovibrio alkalitolerans DSM 16529 genome window above contains:
- a CDS encoding LytR/AlgR family response regulator transcription factor, yielding MDKFRILLLHPDAQVRTELRQALDRTDFARVVGEAVTAFEAMELIEAIPYGAIFLGFELPGGVSGVEFAQMLISRKHRPALVFVAQDESLAYKAFELEALDYLRWPGETSRFEKTMQRLRAFRSTFKEAPMPEPRAWAADDEDDEDEGGLVKVPMAEDEEDRFLSALRQAWDFKGRSPEIEKLPITLDGKLLLVPYDEIIFVEAYEDYSYVHTSQNKFLTSHRLKDLEARLRSHRFFRVHRKYLVNLDMVTEIASLPGSNFMLRTTVKGKTRIELPVSRRRIAELKQILGL
- a CDS encoding double-cubane-cluster-containing anaerobic reductase → MAFASVERLKTAAEKNPLVVKEAKEKGKKIVGLYCLYSPAEIALAAGAAPMVLCGTRNDSIATAEETLPRNLCPLIKSSYGFAVQGTCPYFSASDIIVADTTCDGKKKMFEYMSEIKPLHLLYLPHGPHLPEARVFWAAEMRRLVERLEKEFGVSIGEDDLAKAIALANRERAALKGLMDLSRQKPAPLSGMTMLELLFKSGFFADKEEIIDMLEEIVAEVSAAPQNGASEGPRVLLTGVPVGMGSHKVVKLIEDAGARVVAFENCTGYKKTLPVATDKPPLEALAERYLATPCSIMSPNTARFDLLDEMIRDFSADAVVDLTWQACHTYNVEAGKVRRFVQDKGLPYLQIETDYSEADTEQLKVRIEAFLEMMH